A stretch of Caenorhabditis elegans chromosome IV DNA encodes these proteins:
- the str-166 gene encoding Serpentine receptor class r-10 (Confirmed by transcript evidence) — translation MRISNNLNLLLQCSSLICAIVFNSLLIYLIITKSPKKMGNYKALMIYFSTFSMVFAVIDMIVQPFIHSYGSCFFMIMSIKDWPFTVEMAQIALSILCGCGGVTPFLIAIHFIYRFFALERKGNLKYFSGTYLFMWFLIPIAGGINWFHLSWFYYRRNDKTTEYIKEAVLENFGLHMNETVYSAALFYPADEHGVPNLDIKIFISYVILSFSMVIPFAVMLVAGVKSHSQIKKLIEQGECDYTKRLQLQLYKALLVQTFLPIFLFFMPMGALFSAPLFHIDIGSWSYLTTYLYALYPAVDPLPIMFIVQEYRNAFIELFDCFRCSPPSRIEDSSTIKRDSETV, via the exons ATGCGAATTTCGAACAATTTAAACCTCCTCCTTCAATGTTCTTCACTCATTTGTGCAATCGTTTTCAACTCACTACTGATCTACTTGATAATCACAAAATCTCCgaagaaaatgggaaattacAAGGCACTCATGATATATTTCTCAACGTTCTCTATGGTTTTTGCAGTGATTGATATGATTGTGCAACCG TTCATCCACAGTTACGGATCATGTTTCTTCATGATAATGAGCATCAAAGACTGGCCGTTTACAGTGGAGATGGCTCAGATAGCTTTGA GCATCCTATGTGGTTGTGGGGGTGTGACCCCTTTCCTGATTGCAATTCATTtcatttatagattttttgctTTGGAGAG aaaaggaaACCTAAAATATTTCTCCGGAACCTACTTGTTTATGTGGTTCTTGATTCCAATCGCTGGCGGTATTAATTGGTTTCATCTTTCTTGGTTCTACTATAGAAGAAATGATAAAACAACAGAATATATCAA ggaaGCAGTATTGGAAAACTTTGGTCTCCACATGAATGAGACCGTCTACTCTGCAGCATTATTTTACCCGGCAGATGAACATGGAGTTCCTAATTTGGATATCAAGATTTTTATCAGTTATGTCATCCTCTCTTTCAGTATG GTAATTCCATTCGCAGTAATGCTTGTTGCCGGGGTGAAGAGCCAttcacaaatcaaaaaattgattgaacaAGGAGAATGTGACTACACAAAACGACTACAGTTGCAGCTGTACAAGGCATTACTGGTGCAG ACATTTCTCCCAATCTTCTTGTTCTTCATGCCAATGGGAGCATTGTTCAGTGCTCCACTTTTTCATATTGACATCGGAAGTTGGTCATATCTCACTACATACCTGTATGCTTTGTATCCAGCAGTCGATCCACTTCCAATTATGTTTATAGTACAAGAATATCGAAATGCGTTTATTG AACTATTCGACTGCTTCCGATGTTCTCCACCTTCTCGAATAGAAGATTCGTCGACAATCAAAAGAGATTCAGAAACTGTATAG
- the str-173 gene encoding Serpentine receptor class r-10 (Confirmed by transcript evidence): MTPVTFANIKTVIQFISVFISIFINALSIYLIVTKSPKIMGTYRHLMIYFCGCSMVFSVLDVIVQPSIETYKSAFLMVVDVKNRSLNSWSAVLFMNLLCGCIGVTVYGIAIHFIYRLLALERKGRLRYFNCQYLPIWFSIPILAGTIWYIVTENIFGMNPVNTEYIRNPVKDSFNMKMEDCVYGAAVFYPIDKNGIKTISWISFFGLGCYLTLLTIPFISILVAGAKSWNHVQKLLEHGESEFARNLQMQLYKALIAQTLIPVVFFFTPFGCVFVLPAFEIECQFMSAPITLVFAIYPAIDPLPNLFFVDYYRNPISNFLRKVWCRKPKVEAATINSTL, encoded by the exons ATGACGCCTGTAACTTTTGCAAATATCAAAACTGtgattcaatttatttccgtttttatttcaatattcatCAATGCTCTCTCCATCTACCTTATCGTcacaaaatctccaaaaatcaTGGGAACATATCGGCACTTGATGATTTATTTCTGCGGTTGCTCCATGGTCTTTTCTGTACTGGATGTGATTGTTCAACCG agcattgaAACCTACAAAAGTGCGTTCCTAATGGTTGTTGATGTCAAAAACCGATCTTTAAATTCCTGGTCAGCAGTATTATTTATGA atcttctTTGCGGTTGTATCGGAGTCACTGTATATGGAATTGctattcattttatttatcGGTTATTAGCGCTAGAAAG aaaaggcCGACTCCGGTATTTCAATTGCCAATACCTACCCATTTGGTTTAGCATTCCGATTCTCGCTGGAACAATATGGTACATTgtgactgaaaatatttttggaatgaacCCAGTAAATACGGAGTATATCAG AAACCCCGTTAAAGACTCTTTCAACATGAAAATGGAGGATTGCGTGTACGGTGCAGCTGTATTCTATCCAATTGATAAAAATGGTATCAAAACTATCAGTTGGatctcattttttggattaGGGTGTTACTTAACACTTCTAACAATTCCATTTATTTCAATCTTGGTTGCTGGAGCAAAAAGTTGGAATCATGTTCAAAAACTGCTCGAACATGGAGAATCCGAGTTTGCCAGGAATTTGCAGATGCAATTGTACAAGGCCTTAATAGCTCAG ACTCTTATCCCAGTGGTATTCTTCTTCACACCATTTGGTTGTGTATTTGTACTTCCtgcatttgaaattgaatgtcAATTTATGTCAGCTCCCATCACAttggtttttgcaatttatccCGCAATCGATCCTTTacccaatttgttttttgtggaCTACTACAGGAATCCTATATCAa ATTTTCTCCGCAAAGTTTGGTGCAGAAAGCCTAAAGTCGAAGCCGCGACAATTAATTCTACAttgtga
- the str-174 gene encoding Serpentine receptor class r-10 (Partially confirmed by transcript evidence) produces MKAKVDFEMLKLVIQVVSVFLSITINSILICLIITKSPKIMGTYRHLMIYFCCCSIFFSIVDVIVQPNIQTYQSSFFMVIDAKSRSMEHWVVGVLMHLLCACFGVAIYGIAIHFVYRYFALERQGRVKYFNKKYLVFWFTIPLLGGAAWYAVTECCLTPDQLGIEYIRATVKESFSIEMENAEYTGCVFYPLDTDGKQFINWRSFMGYTGYLSIMAVAFLIISFAGCKSCYLVSNLLDQGESEFSKNLQMQLYKALVAQTVIPVVLLFIPFGLLFTLPIFEINCQFLATIITLIFAIYPAVDPLPILYFVEYYRIPILEVFKKPHCSGSQVYPASNNSVEN; encoded by the exons atgaaagcaaaagttgattttgaaatgCTAAAACTTGTAATTCAAGTAGTATCAGTATTTCTTTCTATTACAATCAATTCCATTCTGATATGCCTTATTATTacaaaatccccaaaaataATGGGAACCTATCGGCATTTGATGATTTATTTCTGCTGTTGTTCTATATTTTTTAGTATTGTCGATGTTATTGTGCAACCG aatatTCAAACTTATCAAAGTTCATTCTTTATGGTAATTGATGCGAAAAGTCGGAGTATGGAGCATTGGGTAGTTGGAGTTTTGATGC aCTTGTTGTGTGCGTGTTTCGGTGTAGCAATATATGGAATTGCAATACATTTTGTATATCGGTATTTTGCATTGGAAag ACAGGGACGAGTGAagtatttcaataaaaaatatctcgTGTTCTGGTTCACAATTCCATTGCTTGGCGGAGCAGCTTGGTACGCCGTTACAGAATGTTGTCTCACACCGGATCAATTGGGAATTGAATACATTAG agcaACTGTGAAAGAATCGTTCAGcattgaaatggaaaatgcCGAGTACACAGGATGTGTATTCTATCCACTAGACACTGATGGAAAACAGTTTATAAATTGGCGTAGTTTCATGGGATATACTGGATACTTGAGCATTATGGCAGttgcatttttaattatttcatttgCTGGATGTAAAAGTTGTTATCTGGTCAGTAACTTGTTGGATCAAGGAGAATCCGAATTCTCCAAGAATCTACAAATGCAATTGTACAAGGCATTAGTAGCTCAG ACAGTCATCCCTGTTGTATTGCTCTTTATTCCATTTGGACTCCTATTCACTCTTCCAATTTTCGAGATTAACTGTCAGTTTCTTGCAACTATTATAACTTTGATATTTGCAATTTACCCAGCTGTCGATCCATTGCCAATTCTTTATTTTGTGGAATACTatcgaattccaattttgg aagtgTTCAAGAAACCACATTGCAGTGGCAGTCAAGTATATCCAGCCAGCAATAATTCAGTGGAAAATTAG
- the str-174 gene encoding Seven TM Receptor (Partially confirmed by transcript evidence): MNHVALSLDLLLFHQNDFTSNTQSKTSRQGRVKYFNKKYLVFWFTIPLLGGAAWYAVTECCLTPDQLGIEYIRATVKESFSIEMENAEYTGCVFYPLDTDGKQFINWRSFMGYTGYLSIMAVAFLIISFAGCKSCYLVSNLLDQGESEFSKNLQMQLYKALVAQTVIPVVLLFIPFGLLFTLPIFEINCQFLATIITLIFAIYPAVDPLPILYFVEYYRIPILEVFKKPHCSGSQVYPASNNSVEN; encoded by the exons ATGAATCACGTTGCCCTTTCATTAGACTTATTGCTTTTTCATCAGAATGATTTTACATCTAATACTCAATCTAAAACTTCCAGACAGGGACGAGTGAagtatttcaataaaaaatatctcgTGTTCTGGTTCACAATTCCATTGCTTGGCGGAGCAGCTTGGTACGCCGTTACAGAATGTTGTCTCACACCGGATCAATTGGGAATTGAATACATTAG agcaACTGTGAAAGAATCGTTCAGcattgaaatggaaaatgcCGAGTACACAGGATGTGTATTCTATCCACTAGACACTGATGGAAAACAGTTTATAAATTGGCGTAGTTTCATGGGATATACTGGATACTTGAGCATTATGGCAGttgcatttttaattatttcatttgCTGGATGTAAAAGTTGTTATCTGGTCAGTAACTTGTTGGATCAAGGAGAATCCGAATTCTCCAAGAATCTACAAATGCAATTGTACAAGGCATTAGTAGCTCAG ACAGTCATCCCTGTTGTATTGCTCTTTATTCCATTTGGACTCCTATTCACTCTTCCAATTTTCGAGATTAACTGTCAGTTTCTTGCAACTATTATAACTTTGATATTTGCAATTTACCCAGCTGTCGATCCATTGCCAATTCTTTATTTTGTGGAATACTatcgaattccaattttgg aagtgTTCAAGAAACCACATTGCAGTGGCAGTCAAGTATATCCAGCCAGCAATAATTCAGTGGAAAATTAG
- the str-172 gene encoding Serpentine receptor class r-10 (Confirmed by transcript evidence), with product MHATTFESIKFVFQVTSVIFSWLINSFLIYLILTKSTSKMGNYRHLMIYFCCFSILFSTLDIIVQPNIHTYKSAFFMIMDYKNRGIPLWMAEVLICLMCGCFGMTIYGIAVHFIYRLFALERKGRLQFFQEKYLFFWLLIPFIGGAAWFSACFTVFSMDPMKTDYVRQTTKEFFDLNIDNCVYAGAAFYPLDKNGTTVISTRSFIGFSLFLVVMLIPFAIVIYAGIKSYFIIRALLKQGETRYAKNLQMQLYKALVAQTLISIFFLFIPFGTIFVLPIFEINCQFLTAPITFIYALYPAIDPLPILFFVDYYRIVVSNLFNRIRCKNSRVGIYEEEPASSNNGRT from the exons atgcacGCAACAACATTTGAATCAATAAAGTTTGTGTTTCAAGTAACATCAGTCATATTTTCATGGCTAATAAActcatttttgatctacctaaTTCTCACGAAATCGACgtcaaaaatgggaaattatCGACATTTGATGATTTATTTCTGCTGTTtctctattttattttcaacactGGATATCATTGTTCAACCG aatattcatACCTACAAAAGTGCATTCTTCATGATCATGGACTACAAGAACCGTGGAATTCCTCTGTGGATGGCTGAAGTTCtgattt gctTAATGTGTGGATGTTTTGGAATGACAATATACGGAATCGCAGTACATTTCATCTATCGACTATTTGCATTGGAAAG AAAAGGACGTCTTCAATTCTTccaggaaaaatatttatttttttggcttCTGATTCCATTCATTGGCGGAGCCGCATGGTTTTCCGCTTGCTTCACAGTTTTCTCGATGGATCCGATGAAAACTGATTATGTTAG acaaacCACAAAAGAATTCTTCGACCTGAATATTGACAATTGTGTCTACGCAGGAGCTGCCTTTTATCCTCTCGACAAAAATGGAACTACCGTAATTTCAACAAGAAGCTTTATTGGATTTTCGCTGTTTCTGGTTGTTATGTTAATTCCATTTGCCATCGTGATCTACGCTGGGatcaaaagttattttataATTCGAGCATTGTTGAAACAAGGAGAAACACGATATGCAAAAAACTTACAGATGCAGTTGTACAAAGCTCTTGTTGCACAG aCACTTATCTCAATATTCTTCCTTTTCATCCCATTCGGAACAATATTTGTACttcctatttttgaaatcaattgtcaatttttgacggCACCAATCACTTTTATTTACGCTCTGTACCCGGCAATCGATCCATTACCAATTCTGTTTTTCGTCGACTACTATAGAATTGTTGTttcaa ATTTGTTCAACAGAATTCgttgtaaaaattcaagagtTGGTATCTATGAAGAGGAACCGGCGAGCAGCAATAATGGTAGAACTTGA
- the Y17G9A.3 gene encoding DUF4242 domain-containing protein (Confirmed by transcript evidence) — protein MQKNRPLKDFTSSNQGLVLILVGLWLFALSSFGLTFFSLQRIASVESSKLPLKLKYIWPKNVKKIVDYVIENDMHVTNDDRAVLIKTELMRFDTTDVFYIMVYDNKGETESNSFYGNAEQYITSYNPGKCNIVIYRSHYWRSTSKRAKNNIENEVKIICAEELKKQPDGLENLIKNIEDARFIGLIEKNRAVSIRSANSFGRARGPGWWNKCLEVYPDTKKLTGKQFILIVGFK, from the exons ATGCAGAAAAATCGACCTTTAAAAGATTTTACAAG ttcaaaccAGGGTTTGGTCTTAATTTTGGTAGGCCTATGGCTATTTGCATTATCCTCATTTGGACTCACATTTTTCAGTCTTCAACGGATAGCAAGTGttgaaa GTTCAAAACTAccattgaaattaaaatatatttggccgaaaaatgtgaagaaaattGTGGATTATGTGATTGAAAATGATATGCATGTGACAAATGATGACAGGGCAGTTTTAATCAAAACTGAGCTTATGCGGTTTGATACGAC CGATGTCTTCTATATAATGGTTTATGATAATAAGGGAGAAACGGAAAGTAATTCCTTTTATGGAAATGCTGAACAATATATAACTTCGTACAATCCTGGAAAATGCAATATTGTCATTTACCGTAGTCATTATTGGAGATCAACTTCTAAAAGAGCCAAGAATAATATCGAAAATgaagttaaaattatttgcGCCGAAGAACTCAAAAA gcAGCCAGATGGCCTGGAAAATctcatcaaaaatattgaagacGCTCGTTTTATAggattaattgaaaaaaatagagcaGTTTCAATTCGATCGGCCAACAGTTTCGGAAGAGCGCGGGGGCCTGGATGGTGGAATAAATGTTTGGAAGTTTATCCTGATACGAAGAAACTAACTGGGAAACAGTTTATTTTGATTGTAGGATTTAAATAA
- the Y17G9A.3 gene encoding DUF3365 domain-containing protein (Confirmed by transcript evidence) produces the protein MQKNRPLKDFTSSNQGLVLILVGLWLFALSSFGLTFFSLQRIASVESSKLPLKLKYIWPKNVKKIVDYVIENDMHVTNDDRAVLIKTELMRFDTTQPDGLENLIKNIEDARFIGLIEKNRAVSIRSANSFGRARGPGWWNKCLEVYPDTKKLTGKQFILIVGFK, from the exons ATGCAGAAAAATCGACCTTTAAAAGATTTTACAAG ttcaaaccAGGGTTTGGTCTTAATTTTGGTAGGCCTATGGCTATTTGCATTATCCTCATTTGGACTCACATTTTTCAGTCTTCAACGGATAGCAAGTGttgaaa GTTCAAAACTAccattgaaattaaaatatatttggccgaaaaatgtgaagaaaattGTGGATTATGTGATTGAAAATGATATGCATGTGACAAATGATGACAGGGCAGTTTTAATCAAAACTGAGCTTATGCGGTTTGATACGAC gcAGCCAGATGGCCTGGAAAATctcatcaaaaatattgaagacGCTCGTTTTATAggattaattgaaaaaaatagagcaGTTTCAATTCGATCGGCCAACAGTTTCGGAAGAGCGCGGGGGCCTGGATGGTGGAATAAATGTTTGGAAGTTTATCCTGATACGAAGAAACTAACTGGGAAACAGTTTATTTTGATTGTAGGATTTAAATAA
- the str-170 gene encoding Serpentine receptor class r-10 (Confirmed by transcript evidence), with protein sequence MEIKEFESLKTLIQLISYCFALTSNTLLIFLIVTKSPKKMGTYRSLMCYFCIISLIFTTLDVIVKPNIYSRESAFFMMMDLRNRMLPRYIEECLMSVLCGCCGMAIYGIAIHFVYRYFALERQGRLRFFKGAYQIFWFFIPIFGCLNWTFIAGYFFAMNPISTGYIAPMIEEMYNISINDAAYSAAVFWPPNEQGVVEFHWRSGLGLINLVTSMSLSLSVVIYTGVKSLKKIKQLLGRLESKFSKNLQMQLYKALVAQTLIPVLFIFIPFGILFTCPLFLIDCEFLSAPITVIYAVYPALDPLPCLFFVDNYRNFIAGLFSKNKKKIAKVSVVTDDCISKNIYSQR encoded by the exons ATGGAAATCAAAGAATTTGAATCTCTGAAAACACTGATTCAACTGATTTCTTACTGTTTCGCTCTCACTTCAAATACTCTTCTCATCTTTTTAATTGTCacaaaatcaccaaaaaaaatgggaacTTATCGAAGTCTCATGTGCTACTTCTGCATCATTTCCTTGATTTTCACAACTTTGGATGTCATTGTGAAGCCT aacatctaCAGCCGAGAAAGTGCATTTTTCATGATGATGGACCTCAGAAATCGAATGTTGCCGAGATATATTGAAGAATGCTTGATGA GTGTTCTTTGTGGATGCTGTGGAATGGCTATTTATGGAATTGCAATCCATTTCGTCTATCGGTATTTTGCATTGGAGAG acaaggCCGTCTTCGTTTTTTCAAAGGAGCTTATCAAATCTTCtggttttttattccaataTTCGGCTGCCTTAACTGGACATTCATAGCTGGCTACTTTTTTGCTATGAATCCAATTTCTACAGGATACATCGC GCCAATGATTGAGGAAATGTACAATATCTCAATAAATGATGCAGCGTACTCTGCAGCAGTCTTCTGGCCACCCAACGAGCAGGGAGTCGTGGAATTTCATTGGAGATCAGGACTTGGGTTGATCAATTTGGTGACTTCTATGTCATTGTCATTGTCAGTGGTGATATATACTGGAGTGAAgagtttgaagaaaatcaaacaattattGGGAAGATTGGAatcaaagttttcgaaaaacttgcaAATGCAATTGTACAAAGCGTTGGTGGCACAG aCCCTGATCCCAGtgcttttcattttcatcccATTTGGTATCCTCTTCACTTGTCCTTTATTTCTAATCGATTGTGAATTTCTATCAGCACCAATTACAGTAATCTATGCAGTATACCCTGCTCTGGATCCTCTGccatgtttattttttgtcgacaattACAGAAATTTTATTGCAG ggttattttcaaaaaataagaagaaaatcGCAAAAGTTTCTGTGGTGACAGATGATTGTATCTCGAAGAACATTTATTCGCAGCGATAA
- the sgnh-1 gene encoding RRM domain-containing protein (Confirmed by transcript evidence) has product MAPQRSNNSNEDFVTAEEMELLKQALSASKKYMAPTAEEQEKTDARSVYVGNVDWKSTVSEIEEHFAVCGKVARVTIPKDKFTGYQKNFAFVEFQKLESVQLALVLSGTMFRNRKIMVTLKRTNKPGMGRTATAQKPAHFAKSSHGKPGSHQGVTVVKYVYVNAPINGSRSKRFAPY; this is encoded by the exons ATGGCTCCACAACGCAGCAACAATAGCAACGAGGACTTCGTTACTGCAGAAGAAATGGAGCTCCTGAAGCAAGCTCTAAGTGCATCAAAGAAGTATATGGCTCCGACCGCGGAGGAGCAAGAAAAAACCGACGCTAGATCGGTTTATGTCGGAAATGTTGACTGGAAATCGacagtttcagaaattgagGAGCATTTTGCAGTTTGTGGAAAAGTTGCTCGAGTGACTATCCCAAAAGATAAATTCACTGGGTATCAGAAAAA ctttgccTTTGTGGAGTTTCAAAAGTTGGAGAGCGTTCAATTGGCTCTAGTGTTGTCTGGAACAATGTTCCGTAACCGAAAAATCATGGTGACCCTCAAAAGGACAAATAAACCAGGAATGGGAAGAACTGCTACTGCACAAAAACCAGCTCATTTTGCAAAGAGCTCACATGGCAAACCCGGCTCACATCAAGGAGTCACTGTAGTCAAGTACGTGTATGTGAATGCTCCGATCAATGGCTCGCGTTCAAAGAGATTCGCTCCCTATTAA
- the str-175 gene encoding Serpentine receptor class r-10 (Partially confirmed by transcript evidence) — protein MKANIDFEMLKLVIQVVSVFLSIAINTILICLIITKSPKIMGTYRHLMIYFCCCSIFFSIVDVIVQPNIQTYQSSFFMVIDAKSRSMEHWVVGVLMHLLCACFGVAIYGIAIHFVYRYFALERQGRVKYFNKKYLVFWFTIPLLGGAAWYAVTELCFTPDQLGIEYIRKTVKESFNIEMENAEYAGCVFYPIDTNGKQFINWRSFMGYTGYLSIMAVAFLIISFAGCKSCYLVSNLLDQGESEFSKNLQMQLYKALVAQTVIPVVLLFIPFGFLFTLPIFEINCQFLATIITLIFAIYPAVDPLPILYFVDYYRIPILEVFKKPHCSGSQVYPASNNSVEN, from the exons ATGAAAGCAAATAtcgattttgaaatgttaaagCTTGTAATTCAAGTGGTATCAGTATTCCTTTCTATTGCAATCAATACCATTCTGATATGCCTTATTATTacaaaatccccaaaaataATGGGAACCTATCGGCATTTGATGATTTATTTCTGCTGTTGTTCTATATTTTTTAGTATTGTCGATGTTATTGTGCAACCG AATATTCAAACTTATCAAAGTTCATTCTTTATGGTAATTGATGCGAAAAGTCGGAGTATGGAGCATTGGGTAGTTGGAGTTTTGATGC aCTTGTTGTGTGCGTGTTTCGGTGTAGCAATATATGGAATTGCAATACATTTTGTATATCGGTATTTTGCATTGGAAag ACAAGGACGagtgaaatatttcaataaaaaatatctcgTGTTCTGGTTCACAATTCCATTGCTTGGCGGAGCAGCTTGGTACGCCGTTACAGAATTGTGTTTCACGCCAGATCAATTGGGAATTGAATACATTAg AAAAACTGTGAAAGAATCGTTCAAtattgaaatggaaaatgctGAGTACGCGGGATGTGTATTCTATCCAATAGACACTAACGGAAAACAGTTTATAAATTGGCGTAGTTTCATGGGATATACTGGATACTTGAGCATTATGGCAGttgcatttttaattatttcatttgCTGGATGTAAAAGTTGTTATCTGGTCAGTAACTTGTTGGATCAAGGAGAATCCGAATTCTCCAAGAATCTACAAATGCAATTGTACAAGGCATTAGTAGCTCAG ACGGTCATCCCTGTTGTACTGCTCTTTATTCCATTTGGATTTCTATTCACTCTTCCAATTTTCGAGATTAACTGTCAGTTTCTTGCAACTATTATAACTTTGATATTTGCAATTTACCCAGCTGTCGATCCATTGCCAATTCTTTATTTTGTGGATTACTatcgaattccaattttgg aagtgTTCAAGAAACCACATTGCAGCGGCAGTCAAGTATATCCAGCCAGCAATAATTCAGTGGAAAATTAG
- the Y17G9A.4 gene encoding Peptidase_M15_4 domain-containing protein (Confirmed by transcript evidence) — MSQNRRTTDCENSPKQCLLLILISLFLCGLIAFGLTYFIQKWIETENVETSGIPLKMDYIWPQNVKKIVDYVIENDMHVTNDDRAVLIKTELMRFNTSDVFYIMVYDNKGETESNSFYGNAEQYITSYNPGKSNIVIYRSHYWRSTTENAKDNIENEVKIICAEGLNKQPDYNDVPVKLSENLENSRFVGLMGKDLDVSIRSANSFGRVWGPGWWDSIDEVYPDSKKQTGKQFILISGFK, encoded by the exons ATGTCTCAAAACCGACGTACTACAGATTGTGAAAA TTCTCCCAAACAGTGTTTGCTTCTAATTCTAATAAGTTTGTTTCTGTGTGGATTAATCGCATTTGGGCTTAcatattttattcagaaatggattgaaacagaaaatgttgaaa CTTCGGGAATACCTCTGAAAATGGACTACATTTGGCCccaaaatgtgaagaaaattGTGGATTATGTGATTGAAAATGATATGCATGTGACAAATGATGACAGGGCAGTTTTAATTAAAACGGAGCTCATGCGGTTTAATACTTC cgATGTCTTCTATATAATGGTTTATGATAATAAGGGAGAAACGGAAAGTAATTCCTTTTATGGAAATGCTGAACAATATATAACTTCGTATAATCCTGGAAAGAGTAATATTGTCATTTACCGTAGTCATTATTGGAGATCAACTACAGAAAATGCCAAGGATAATATCGAAAATgaagttaaaattatttgcGCGGAAGGACTCAACAA gcaGCCAGATTACAATGATGTTCCTGTAAAACTCTCTGAAAACCTCGAAAATTCTCGTTTTGTTGGACTAATGGGAAAAGATCTGGACGTATCGATTCGCTCGGCCAACAGTTTTGGAAGAGTCTGGGGACCTGGATGGTGGGATTCAATTGATGAAGTCTATCCGGACTCGAAGAAACAAACTGGCAAACAgtttattttgatttctggCTTTAAATAA
- the T08B6.1 gene encoding 60S ribosomal protein L35a (Confirmed by transcript evidence) translates to MTPQAINNNHTSEEAEMALLKLAQCASALVLSGFKFRNRKVTVTTKRTNKPGFGKTTASRSQCHAKPRPGQRVTIVKYVNVNATVNVFKSKRSAPY, encoded by the coding sequence atgactCCACAAGCCATCAACAACAATCACACCAGCGAGGAGGCCGAGATGGCTCTCTTAAAACTTGCTCAATGTGCCAGCGCTCTTGTCCTCTCCGGATTCAAATTCCGTAACAGGAAAGTCACAGTTACCACAAAGAGGACCAACAAGCCAGGATTCGGAAAGACAACGGCTTCACGTTCACAATGTCATGCGAAGCCACGTCCGGGACAAAGAGTGACAATTGTCAAATATGTCAATGTTAATGCTACAGTAAATGTCTTTAAGTCAAAGCGTTCTGCTCCGTATTAA